The following coding sequences lie in one Yamadazyma tenuis chromosome 3, complete sequence genomic window:
- a CDS encoding uncharacterized protein (COG:U; EggNog:ENOG503P1XW) — translation MSILTNPLYRPLLEVARTARNGVVYGGKIRFSHALVINLLYRSGSLRPRMIEVLKATKNHAEVLASFAVIYKMVLGVLVNEQVLGSNSKALSKFVAGCFGSWIVYSQHFGYFHPGITHQITLYCFSRVLLAVSKIILDQYLNCSNPSFKVAGTSMQNYKNLSLNQKSKLKQQYYNKAWKYFAVLTWGLVMFIYDYQPQYLQSSLRHSMHYIYDVELDSWGTWKEFFGI, via the coding sequence ATGTCGATATTAACCAACCCGCTCTATAGGCCCCTCTTGGAGGTGGCTCGGACCGCCCGGAACGGGGTGGTTTACGGGGGGAAAATCCGTTTTTCCCACGCGTTGGTCATTAACTTGTTATATCGATCAGGGTCCCTCAGACCACGAATGATAGAAGTGTTGAAAGCCACCAAGAATCACGCAGAAGTGTTGGCCAGCTTTGCTGTTATCTACAAGATGGTGTTGGGTGTATTGGTCAACGAACAAGTGTTGGGGTCTAACTCCAAGGCGTTATCGAAGTTTGTGGCTGGATGTTTTGGATCGTGGATTGTGTACAGTCAACACTTTGGATATTTCCATCCCGGAATCACCCACCAGATTACATTATATTGTTTCTCCAGAGTTTTGTTGGCGGTTTCCAAAATCATATTGGATCAGTACTTGAACTGCTCCAACCCATCGTTTAAGGTGGCAGGTACATCGATGCAAAACTATAAGAATTTACTGTTGAACCAGAAATCCAAGTTAAAGCAGCAGTACTACAACAAGGCGTGGAAGTACTTTGCGGTGTTGACGTGggggttggtgatgtttaTCTATGACTACCAACCCCAGTATTTACAGAGTTCTTTAAGACACTCGATGCACTACATTTATGATGTGGAGTTGGATAGTTGGGGCACCTGGAAAGAGTTTTTCGGGATCTAG
- a CDS encoding uncharacterized protein (EggNog:ENOG503NZRJ; COG:J,O) produces the protein MSSISYANIAANGSSSSTTSASNSNGNSNAGTTVTSPAPIPAEIESLAKSEGQVELPLEETSDAGAVEAPENDAAPKTKEKKLAPAPVPATSVWGTHAGAVSGSTSHVTNVDEYKWPTPEEQQANASAKSSNKNQKFIKPITNKWVPINAKVILPNARTQVTQQASNNGNKKNKKNNNTNNNNNKNNRNKKSAPAVNVGVNGGKPQQKRAESSDASARNSEKVNDRKSEDEEIKSLADDLNGSLTLGSPEVPSIPISTPDESVHQPPVNRTVESSSQESYSPGPQYYQNNGSFVPPNSMNNGQPQHQQQHYNQNRQYNKMNYRNINRFSLPNGGSYNPNFMPFAAPQPYPHPSLPNNYYYQTAYNLPPGQPQGYPQPFAQQPYPIPPVSIPPPISPKQDPINALTQQVDYYFSLENLIKDIYLRKKFAKETGFINVSDILSFKRVQIILNQIKNLNLNEDYNKVVIGAINNCNNIDIQSSNAAEEYDLNKVEIRVKENPKQWILD, from the coding sequence ATGTCGTCAATTTCCTATGCTAACATAGCTGCCAATGGCTCGTCTTCAAGTACGACCTCAGCCTCCAACTCTAATGGCAACTCCAATGCTGGGACCACCGTCACTTCACCTGCTCCTATCCCAGCAGAAATTGAatctttggccaaatctgagggtcaagttgaacttcctTTAGAAGAAACCAGCGATGCTGGTGCTGTCGAAGCCCCAGAAAATGATGCTGCACCAAAGaccaaagagaagaaattggcACCAGCTCCGGTTCCTGCCACGAGTGTTTGGGGTACTCACGCCGGTGCTGTCTCTGGCTCCACTTCCCATGTCACCAATGTTGACGAGTACAAATGGCCTACTCCAGAAGAGCAACAGGCCAACGCTAGTGCCAAGtcctccaacaaaaaccaaaagtTCATCAAGCCTATCACAAATAAATGGGTGCCCATCAATGCCAAAGTTATATTACCAAATGCAAGAACCCAGGTAACCCAGCAGGCCAGCAACAACGGcaacaagaaaaacaaaaaaaataacaataccaataacaataacaacaaaaacaacagAAATAAGAAGAGTGCTCCAGCTGTAAACGTTGGTGTCAATGGTGGCAAACCTCAACAAAAAAGAGCTGAGTCTAGCGATGCATCGGCTAGAAATAGCGAAAAGGTTAATGATAGAAAAAGTGAGGACGAGGAAATAAAGTCATTGGCTGATGATTTGAATGGTAGCCTTACACTTGGGTCTCCTGAAGTTCCAAGTATCCCAATTTCAACCCCCGATGAAAGTGTGCACCAACCACCCGTTAATAGAACCGTTGAAAGCTCCAGTCAGGAGTCATACTCCCCAGGCCCCCAATATTACCAAAATAACGGGTCGTTTGTTCCTCCAAACAGCATGAATAACGGTCAACcacaacatcaacaacaacattATAACCAGAACAGACAGTATAACAAAATGAACTATAGAAACATTAACCGTTTTTCTTTGCCTAATGGAGGATCCTACAACCCTAATTTCATGCCTTTTGCTGCTCCTCAACCTTACCCCCATCCTTCTTTGCCCAACAACTACTATTACCAGACCGCTTATAACTTACCTCCAGGACAACCACAAGGTTATCCTCAACCTTTTGCACAACAACCATACCCTATTCCTCCTGTTTCTATTCCTCCTCCTATCTCCCCCAAGCAAGATCCCATTAATGCATTGACTCAACAGGTTGACTACTACTTTTCCTTAGAGAACTTAATCAAAGATATCTATTTGAGAAAGAAGTTCGCTAAGGAAACCGGTTTCATAAATGTTTCTGACATTTTGAGTTTCAAGAGAGTGCAAATCATCTTgaatcaaatcaaaaacttgaacctTAATGAAGATTACAACAAGGTGGTGATAGGTGCTATCAACAATTGTAACAATATAGACATCCAAAGTTCTAATGCTGCTGAAGAATACGACTTGAATAAAGTGGAAATAAGAGTAAAAGAGAACCCCAAACAGTGGATTTTGGATTAA
- a CDS encoding magnesium-transporting ATPase (P-type) (EggNog:ENOG503NUZM; COG:P) — MDASSIESKLESDSVSGFGFDRVKFNEEVERGRTRVRTGLLPIKSNVSSSSAAVPTLYKTISHSIDERLNDDDDDDKNLLDNQSVLELTWHRDTVEEVCVALGASLDTGLTDQQVTNKVKEYGRNVQTKPSSGAFLRISLYFFNGFGVLLLVAGILVIISYKPLGDPPAVANLVLGIILLVVFFLQAFLNFIQDYSSSQILNSINVMLPNEVKVLRNGDKTVINSEELVPGDVVFIDKNTKVPADLRLIESNNLQFDRCILTGETKPVKGKVDSDIVNYLENESIAMQGTLCINGTGKGVVLSTGDNTIFGKISKLSAKQREGLTTLQKELFRFILMISIVIVFVIVLVIVLWAAWLRHTYPGWINVPTLIVDVVSVMVSFIPEGLPIAMTVCLLVAAKGMRDHGILCKSLSVIETLGSVNVLCSDKTGTLTTGKMIVGAHYGDLERLKMVGKLCNECIAEDGQVTTGNQTDQSIMNFSEDSFVDSRNYTLVDELGFNSKNKYMIKVFECGEGILFTIKGAPEVLIEKASFVLVDGERTPLTDDLRQKLIQVQFDWCNQGERVVLLGSNLYSPEEYQKLKSEVPDNDELDVKYFPFSVDGMMGISDPLRQDIPETVVALKAAHIKIVMITGDFEITAKAIATKCGIVSHNDYVDNIDSIGVNSDCVLINGYEMFRLSEIEWDHMMNYKSVVFSRTTPEQKLKIVKEFQKRKNVVGMIGDGVNDSPSIKQADIGISMIDGSEIAQDASDLVLMDSFVSIIHGVKFSRLVFENLRKTICYLLPAGSYAELWAVLLNVIFGFPQMLSSFFMIIISCITDCVAAMTISFEAEESNLLTKMPRQMSGERLVDYKLFLHSYLTLGTYYSFTSMLLAFLNFTRHGFKFSELHKYAITDEMNEVLSRSSSIYFVNLVILQFFNLLTVRTRFVSCLKNFSWKLLVILPIFASTFIWNYIPQVQKALDSSSVPVEYYFISFGFGSLLLVYDELRKLMVRKYPNGLLAKIAW; from the coding sequence ATGGACGCTAGCAGCATTGAAAGCAAACTTGAAAGTGACTCTGTGAGCGGGTTTGGGTTTGACCGTGTGAAGTTTAACGAAGAAGTGGAACGCGGTCGTACCAGAGTTAGAACCGGTTTACTTCCCATCAAGAGCaatgtttcttcttcgagtGCAGCTGTTCCAACTCTCTACAAGACCATATCCCACAGCATCGATGAGCGGTtgaatgatgatgatgatgatgataagaacttgttggacaacCAGTCGGTGTTGGAATTAACATGGCACCGTGACACggtggaagaagtttgtgttgCTTTGGGAGCCAGTTTGGACACGGGATTGACTGACCAGCAAGTTACCAATAAGGTCAAGGAGTACGGTAGAAACGTCCAGACGAAACCCAGTTCAGGAGCTTTTTTGAGGATATCGCTTTACTTTTTCAATGGGTTTGGGGTCTTGTTGCTTGTGGCTGGTATATTGGTGATAATAAGCTATAAACCGTTGGGTGACCCCCCTGCCGtggccaacttggtgttAGGGAttattttgttggtggtgttctttCTTCAGGcatttttgaatttcaTTCAAGATTACTCAAGTTCCCAGATCTTGAACTCTATAAATGTGATGCTACCCAATGAGGTCAAGGTCCTTAGAAATGGAGACAAAACTGTGATAAACAGCGAGGAATTGGTACCGGGGGATGTTGTGTTTATTGATAAGAACACCAAGGTCCCTGCAGATTTGAGACTAATTGAACTGAACAACTTGCAATTCGACAGATGTATTTTGACTGGTGAGACAAAACCCGTAAAAGGAAAAGTTGACAGCGACATCGTGAATTATTTGGAAAATGAGTCTATTGCCATGCAAGGAACCCTTTGCATTAATGGTACCGGCAAAGGGGTTGTGTTATCTACCGGTGACAATACCATTTTTGGCAAGATTTCGAAATTGTCAGCTAAACAGAGAGAAGGTTTAACTACTTTGCAGAAAGAGTTGTTTAGATTCATCTTGATGATCTCGATTGTCATTGTGTTCGTTATAGTGTTGGTGATTGTTCTTTGGGCTGCTTGGTTGAGACATACGTACCCTGGCTGGATCAATGTTCCTACTTTGATTGTGGACGTTGTGTCAGTGATGGTGTCGTTCATCCCTGAAGGTCTCCCTATAGCTATGACTGTGTGCTTGCTTGTGGCAGCCAAAGGCATGAGAGACCATGGCATTTTGTGTAAGTCTTTGTCTGTGATTGAAACTTTGGGTTCTGTCAATGTCTTGTGTTCAGATAAAACAGGGACATTGACCACTGGTAAAATGATTGTTGGTGCTCATTACGGTGATTTAGAAAGACTTAAAATGGTGGGAAAGTTGTGCAATGAATGTATTGCTGAAGACGGCCAAGTTACCACCGGGAACCAAACTGATCAATCGATCATGAACTTCTCTGAGGATTCCTTCGTCGACTCTCGCAATTATACTTTGGTGGATGAGTTGGGgttcaattccaaaaacaagtatATGATTAAGGTGTTTGAGTGTGGAGAAGGAATCTTGTTCACCATTAAGGGTGCACCAGAGGTTCTTATAGAGAAGGCAAGTTTTGTACTTGTGGATGGGGAGAGGACTCCCTTGACAGATGACTTGAGACAAAAGTTGATTCAAGTACAGTTTGATTGGTGTAACCAAGGAGAAAGGGTTGTGTTGTTAGGGTCCAACTTATACTCACCCGAGGAATACCAGAAGCTCAAAAGTGAAGTCCCAGATAATGACGAGCTTGATGTGAAATACTTTCCATTCTCTGTAGACGGTATGATGGGCATCAGCGATCCATTGAGACAAGATATACCTGAAACAGTGGTAGCACTTAAGGCTGCCCACATCAAAATTGTGATGATTACTGGTGACTTTGAAATCACTGCTAAGGCTATTGCTACAAAATGTGGTATTGTTTCTCACAATGACTATGTCGATAATATTGATTCAATTGGTGTGAACTCCGATTGTGTGCTTATCAACGGATATGAAATGTTTCGGTTAAGTGAAATTGAATGGGACCATATGATGAACTATAAACTGGTGGTGTTTAGCAGAACTACTCCTGAACAAAAACTTAAAATAGTCAAGGAGTTCCAGAAGCGTAAAAACGTTGTTGGAAtgattggtgatggtgtGAACGATTCTCCTTCAATAAAGCAGGCTGATATTGGTATATCCATGATAGACGGTTCCGAAATTGCCCAAGATGCAAGTGATTTGGTGCTTATGGACTCTTTTGTGTCGATTATTCATGGAGTGAAGTTCAGTAGATTGGTGTTTGAGAACCTTAGAAAAACAATTTGTTATTTATTACCAGCTGGAAGCTATGCCGAATTGTGGGCAGTTCTTTTGAACGTTATCTTTGGATTTCCTCAGATGTTGTCGAGTTTCTTCATGATTATTATTTCATGTATCACCGACTGTGTTGCTGCTATGACAATTAGTTTTGAAGCAGAAGAGTCCAATCTCTTGACAAAGATGCCTAGGCAAATGAGTGGAGAAAGGCTTGTTGACTATAAATTGTTTTTGCATTCTTACTTGACGTTAGGAACTTACTATAGTTTTACGTCGATGTTGTTAGCATTTCTCAACTTCACTCGTCACggcttcaagttttctGAGTTGCACAAGTATGCGATAACCGATGAAATGAATGAAGTGTTGAGCAGGTCTTCGTCCATTTACTTTGTCAATTTGGTCATTTTGCAGTTTTTTAACTTATTGACAGTAAGAACCAGATTTGTGTCgtgcttgaagaactttaGCTGGAAactcttggtgattttgcCTATTTTTGCCAGCACTTTTATTTGGAACTACATCccccaagttcaaaaagcATTGGACTCATCTTCTGTTCCTGTCGAATACTACTTTATTTcatttggatttggttcACTATTATTGGTGTACGATGAGCTTAGAAAACTCATGGTCAGAAAGTATCCGAATGGGTTACTTGCAAAAATCGCATGGTAG
- a CDS encoding uncharacterized protein (COG:P; EggNog:ENOG503NVYG) translates to MTRFKVVNYWGFGIYNDIRSRLPYYWSDFKDAYNYRVVPSTTYIFFTNLLPAIAFAQDMFDNTDNTYGVNEVLMSSAIAGVCFGLLSGQPLCIVGVTGPISIFSYTVYDIMKPRGTPYLPFMCWIYLWSMVMHLVIAVSNMVSWLKVISQFSCEVFGFFICVVYIQKGIQILSNQFAEVGVASGFLSVLISVLMVFTGVGSFVFGTYLHYFKPWVRKVFVDYGVPLSVVFFTGFIHFGHYISDTTMAKLPVTSSFVPTKSGQSRPHGWFIHFWPSENIGVGDVFLAIPFAVLLTFLFYFDHNVSSLMCQSKDFPLKKPSSFHWDFALLGITTGLAGILGIPAPNGLIPQAPLHTTSLVVHDSQTGKPQYVVEQRFTNTVQGLLTFVMMSPPFLTVLGLIPQAVLSGLFFIMALTGLHGNPITNKLRFLFMDEGYIASDASCPEEFRQYQRYPNKKYFYIYLGLQLVGAAAEVAITMTKAAVGFPGVLLLFAFAAKWIWPYIIPASELELLDSDVADAVIIKNLQIVSEVKRKNLENEKSSESSEYIVIDTVGSSENYVHQRKHSRV, encoded by the coding sequence ATGACTCGATTCAAAGTTGTTAATTACTGGGGATTCGGCATCTATAACGACATCCGAAGTCGTCTCCCGTACTACTGGAGTGACTTCAAGGACGCATACAACTATAGGGTTGTCCCGTCTACCACCTAcatatttttcaccaacctCCTACCTGCTATCGCATTTGCTCAAGATATGTTCGATAATACAGATAACACCTACGGAGTCAACGAGGTGTTGATGAGCAGTGCCATTGCGGGAGTATGCTTCGGACTTCTCTCCGGCCAGCCATTGTGTATTGTAGGAGTCACGGGGCCCATCTCCATTTTCAGCTACACAGTGTACGATATCATGAAACCCCGAGGAACCCCATACCTTCCATTTATGTGCTGGATATATTTGTGGTCGATGGTGATGCATTTGGTGATCGCCGTGAGCAACATGGTCTCGTGGTTGAAAGTCATCAGCCAGTTTTCCTGtgaagtttttgggttcttcATCTGTGTCGTTTATATTCAGAAAGGGATCCAGATTTTAAGTAATCAATTTGCTGAAGTCGGTGTTGCCAGTGGATTTTTGTCGGTTCTCATCAGTGTATTGATGGTGTTTACCGGAGTTGGCTCGTTTGTGTTTGGTACATACTTGCATTACTTCAAGCCGTGGGTACGCAAAGTGTTTGTAGACTATGGGGTCCCACTATCGGTGGTTTTTTTTACCGGCTTCATCCACTTTGGCCACTACATTAGCGATACTACCATGGCAAAACTTCCAGTGACCTCGAGCTTTGTCCCCACGAAATCTGGACAGTCCAGGCCCCATGGATGGTTCATTCACTTCTGGCCCTCGGAGAACATTGGTGTGGGAGACGTTTTTCTTGCCATTCCGTTTGCAGTCTTGTTAACCTTCTTGTTCTACTTCGACCACAATGTATCGTCGTTAATGTGTCAGCTGAAAGACTTTCCGTTGAAGAAACCGTCGTCTTTCCACTGGGACTTCGCGTTGTTGGGCATCACTACTGGCTTAGCAGGTATTCTAGGCATCCCAGCCCCGAACGGCTTGATTCCTCAGGCACCACTCCATACCACCTCACTAGTGGTACACGACTCACAGACAGGTAAGCCTCAATACGTGGTGGAACAGCGATTTACCAACACGGTCCAGGGCCTATTGACGTTTGTGATGATGTCTCCGCCGTTTCTCACGGTGCTTGGCCTCATTCCACAAGCAGTTCTTTCAGGATTGTTCTTCATAATGGCCCTCACGGGGTTGCATGGGAATCCAATCACAAACAAGCTCCGATTCTTATTTATGGATGAGGGGTATATCGCTCTGGATGCCTCGTGCCCAGAAGAGTTTCGTCAGTATCAACGGTACCCCAACAAAAAATACTTCTACATCTACTTGGGGCTCCAGCTTGTGGGAGCAGCAGCCGAGGTTGCCATCACCATGACGAAGGCTGCTGTGGGATTCCCCGGAGTACTCTTGTTATTTgcttttgcagccaaatgGATCTGGCCCTATATAATTCCGGCACTGGAGCTCGAGTTGCTCGACTCTGATGTGGCTGATGCTGTCATCATAAAGAATCTTCAGATTGTCAGTGAAGTTAAGAGAAAAAACCTCGAAAATGAAAAGTCCAGCGAAAGTTCAGAATACATTGTTATCGACACCGTCGGGTCGAGTGAAAATTACGTCCACCAGCGCAAACACTCACGGGTTTGA
- a CDS encoding uncharacterized protein (EggNog:ENOG503Q1BN; MEROPS:MER0017622; COG:E) — MQSPLLVLHIGAGNHPEILNSKYRQVIRKALSQQQGSRDGKLVVLAAAEILDECPLVNSGYGSSLNISGNVNNDASFLAFEGSTMIRYNCLYNIDHNYPLRETVRLFDSIDALFDQKSLDSIGLVKPKVLDYTARHYVYQQLSGDVVNEPPPIHPSQQRFFDKYKNFLEADAHSVQDTIGLIHIDGPKTHLAASSGGNFLKLPGRVGCAAVVGAGVGYRAVDEFEVSCLCSGNGEDIILLNLANFMTTLVRADSGVDSVPGMVRQAWESIRTLSDKLYVGVVLVINDKVNGCKRLIYYHTTETFYFGYHYRNSKVVLSRLTGNYVVGEVILR, encoded by the coding sequence ATGCAATCTCCTTTGCTAGTTCTCCATATTGGTGCAGGCAACCACCCGGAGATACTAAACTCAAAATACAGGCAGGTCATCCGAAAGGCCCTATCACAACAGCAGGGCTCACGTGACGGgaaattggtggttttggccGCCGCTGAGATCCTAGATGAGTGCCCTCTTGTTAACAGTGGATATGGCTCCAGTTTGAATATACTGGGGAACGTCAATAATGACGCCAGTTTCCTCGCATTTGAGGGATCCACCATGATCCGGTACAACTGTCTATATAATATCGACCATAATTATCCCCTCAGGGAAACCGTACGACTATTTGACAGTATCGACGCCCTCTTTGATCAGAAGAGCCTCGATTCAATCGGATTGGTCAAACCCAAGGTTCTTGACTACACAGCGCGTCATTACGTGTACCAGCAGCTCCTGGGAGACGTTGTCAACGAGCCTCCCCCGATACACCCCAGCCAGCAGCGGTTTTTCGACAAATACAAAAACTTTCTCGAGGCTGATGCTCACCTGGTGCAAGACACTATTGGACTAATACACATTGACGGACCGAAAACACATTTGGCGGCGTCATCTGGTGGAAACTTCCTCAAGTTGCCTGGCCGAGTGGGGTGTGCGGCTGTCGTGGGTGCTGGTGTAGGATACCGGGCAGTAGACGAATTTGAAGTGAGTTGTTTGTGCAGTGGAAACGGAGAGGATATTATTTTACTCAACCTAGCCAATTTCATGACCACCCTCGTTAGGGCGGATCTGGGGGTGGACCTGGTGCCCGGTATGGTGCGGCAGGCGTGGGAAAGTATCCGGACACTCAGTGATAAGCTCTATGTGGGAGTGGTATTGGTTATAAATGATAAGGTtaatggctgcaaacgACTAATTTACTACCACACCACCGAAACGTTTTATTTTGGATACCACTACCGCAACTCCAAGGTGGTGCTAAGTCGGCTCACTGGTAATTACGTGGTGGGAGAGGTCATTCTAAGATAG
- the RPL24 gene encoding 60S ribosomal protein eL24 (EggNog:ENOG503P28W; COG:J) — protein MYITHQMKVEVDSFSGSKIYPGRGTLFVRGDSKVFRFQSSKSASLFKQRKNPRKIAWTVLYRRHHKKGISEETSKRRTRKAVKHQRGIVGASLELIKERRNLKASDRKAAREQRIAKDKEAKKEAKASRKAEKAKSAANGAQARVSKQQQKGAFQKVQATSR, from the exons ATGTATATTACCCATCAAA TGAAAGTTGAAGTCGATTCATTTTCAGGTTCCAAGATCTACCCAGGTAGAGGTACCCTTTTCGTGAGAGGTGACTCTAAGGTTTTCAGATTCCAATCTTCTAAGTCTGCTTCCCTTTTCAAGCAAAGAAAGAACCCAAGAAAGATTGCCTGGACCGTTTTGTACAGAAGACACCACAAGAAGGGTATTTCTGAAGAAACCTCTAAgagaagaaccagaaagGCCGTCAAGCACCAAAGAGGTATTGTCGGTgcttctttggaattgatcaaagaaagaagaaacttgaaggcCTCCGACAGAAAGGCTGCTAGAGAACAAAGAATTGCCAAGGACAAGGAAGCTAAGAAGGAAGCCAAGGCCTCCAGAAAGGCTGAAAAGGCCAAGTCTGCTGCCAACGGTGCTCAGGCCAGAGTTTCtaaacaacaacaaaagGGTGCTTTCCAAAAGGTCCAAGCCACTTCCCGTtaa
- the RPL30 gene encoding 60S ribosomal protein eL30 (EggNog:ENOG503P3X3; COG:J): MAPKNQENINAKLGLVIKSGKYTLGYKSVVKSLRSGKSKLIIIAGNTPVLRKSELEYYAMLSKTPVYYFQGGNNELGTVCGKLFRVGTLSVLDAGDSDILSSL; this comes from the coding sequence ATGGCCCCAAagaatcaagaaaacaTCAACGCCAAGTTAGGTTTGGTTATCAAGTCCGGTAAGTACACCTTGGGTTACAAGTCCGTCGTCAAATCCTTGAGATCTGGtaagtccaagttgatcatcATCGCTGGTAACACTCCAGTCTTGAGAAAGTCTGAATTGGAATACTACGCCATGTTGTCCAAGACCCCAGTCTACTACTTCCAAGGTGGAAACAACGAATTAGGTACTGTTTGTGGTAAATTATTCAGAGTTGGTACCTTATCTGTTTTGGATGCTGGTGACTCTGACATCTTGTCTTCTTTGTAA
- a CDS encoding uncharacterized protein (EggNog:ENOG503P9RE; COG:S) has translation MPSLSYFLDSIDSSCQRIEELQFRPPGMFTNAIVTKPDITQLLKDANPSESLLYRVTNPVDGSIIDRPAKLLVRVDGKSYFEDDNGEEYSNHDVSSNKIRRVAVNVPRLVANSAQTTSGASSDMSSSPVKASAQITEAASIYRSLIEYTNKLPVANEEFILSIRAMKEEYEQFSGQLQGLQQEYDEQQKLLQSHNVFGLDGVSEDVNIDRELRREEEEVAELERQIQQKQSEGMTMV, from the coding sequence ATGCCATCACTCAGTTACTTTTTGGACAGTATCGATAGCCTGTGCCAGCGAATCGAGGAGTTGCAGTTCAGACCTCCGGGAATGTTCACCAATGCCATTGTCACAAAGCCCGACATCACCCAGCTATTAAAAGATGCAAATCCTTCAGAACTGCTTTTGTACCGCGTAACTAACCCTGTGGACGGTAGTATCATTGACCGCCCTGCCAAGCTCCTTGTCCGGGTCGACGGCAAGAGCTATTTCGAGGACGACAACGGCGAGGAGTACCTGAACCACGACGTTTCCAGCAACAAAATTCGTCGAGTGGCTGTGAATGTACCTAGACTTGTTGCAAATTCAGCCCAAACCACTTCTGGCGCCAGCAGTGACATGTCGAGCTCGCCCGTTAAAGCATCGGCACAGATTACGGAGGCGGCGCTGATCTACCGGTCGCTCATCGAGTATACCAACAAGTTACCAGTTGCAAACGAGGAGTTTATACTTCTGATTCGAGCCATGAAAGAGGAATACGAACAATTCTCGGGCCAGTTGCAAGGTCTTCAGCAGGAGTATGACGAGCAGCAGAAGTTGTTGCAGTCGCACAATGTgtttgggttggatggGGTGCTGGAGGATGTTAATATTGATCGAGAGTTGAGGAgagaagaggaagaggtCGCTGAGTTGGAGAGACAGATCCAGCAGAAGCAGAGTGAAGGAATGACGATGGTGTGA
- the KAE1 gene encoding putative tRNA threonylcarbamoyladenosine biosynthesis protein kae1 (BUSCO:EOG0926347W; EggNog:ENOG503NV5V; COG:O), with product MTVDLDKRLRPGRDYYLALGLEGSANKLGVGIIRHGVGEPGPHNSAQVLSNVRDTYITPPGEGFLPRDTARHHRHWVVRIIKRALADAGVCGRDLDCICFTQGPGMGAPLQSVVIAARTLAQLWNLPLVGVNHCVGHIEMGREITGAQNPVVLYVSGGNTQIIAYSRQRYRIFGETLDIAIGNCLDRFARVLKISNDPAPGYNIEQMAKKGRHLVELPYTVKGMDISMSGILQYVDVLAKDMFSSTPKKNKNLVDQESGELITPEDLCFSLQESLYSMLVEITERAMAHVQSNQVLIVGGVGSNERLQEMMELMVNDRKNGSIHATDERFCIDNGIMIAHAGLLSYRMGQTKELKDTVCTQRFRTDEVWVNWRDD from the coding sequence ATGACTGTGGACCTAGATAAGAGATTACGGCCAGGCCGGGACTATTACCTCGCATTGGGACTCGAGGGCTCGGCCAACAAGCTCGGCGTGGGTATCATCAGGCACGGCGTGGGTGAGCCAGGCCCTCACAATAGTGCACAGGTCCTCTCCAACGTCAGAGATACCTACATCACCCCTCCAGGAGAGGGATTTCTACCACGAGACACAGCCCGCCATCACCGCCACTGGGTGGTACGGATCATCAAGCGGGCGTTGGCCGATGCCGGCGTATGTGGCCGTGATTTGGACTGCATTTGTTTCACTCAAGGGCCTGGAATGGGTGCTCCTCTCCAAAGCGTTGTAATAGCCGCCAGAACTTTGGCCCAGCTTTGGAACTTGCCGTTGGTGGGGGTAAACCACTGTGTGGGCCACATAGAAATGGGCCGTGAGATCACAGGAGCGCAGAACCCGGTGGTGCTATATGTTAGCGGAGGTAACACTCAGATCATCGCGTACTCCAGACAGAGATACCGGATTTTTGGCGAAACTTTGGATATCGCCATTGGGAACTGTTTGGACCGGTTTGCTCGAGTGCTCAAGATCTCCAATGACCCGGCTCCAGGGTATAACATCGAGCAAATGGCGAAAAAAGGCCGtcatcttgttgaactaCCATACACGGTGAAAGGAATGGACATCTCGATGTCGGGGATCTTACAGTATGTGGATGTGTTGGCCAAAGACATGTTTTCCAGCAcccccaagaagaacaaaaacCTTGTGGACCAAGAGCTGGGTGAGCTCATCACTCCGGAAGACCTCTGTTTCTCGCTTCAAGAGTCTCTTTACTcgatgttggtggaaatcacTGAAAGGGCCATGGCCCATGTTCAGAGCAACCAGGTGTTGATTGTGGGGGGAGTCGGGTCCAATGAGAGACTTCAGGAGATGATGGAATTGATGGTGAATGATCGGAAAAATGGGTCTATTCATGCTACAGACGAGAGGTTCTGTATTGACAATGGAATCATGATAGCCCATGCGGGGTTGCTTAGTTATAGAATGGGGCAGACcaaggagttgaaggacaCGGTTTGCACCCAGAGATTTAGAACCGATGAGGTGTGGGTGAACTGGAGAGATGACTAG